Proteins co-encoded in one Salvia splendens isolate huo1 chromosome 4, SspV2, whole genome shotgun sequence genomic window:
- the LOC121799911 gene encoding classical arabinogalactan protein 26-like, whose product MAQPISAFMILLTTISLTFLASDSSASTIAASLPISPSLPPDISPLFPTPQLSPTESSLPIIPSTPSPPKPDDDAMAAQAPVLAVVPSGILPDSSSLGLLTGRGCATSLVLSALLPFALLQL is encoded by the coding sequence ATGGCTCAACCCATATCAGCATTCATGATTCTTCTTACAACAATCTCTCTAACATTCTTAGCTTCAGACAGCAGTGCTTCCACCATTGCTGCTTCTCTTCCTATCTCACCTTCATTACCTCCTGACATCTCTCCTCTTTTCCCCACACCTCAGCTCTCTCCAACTGAATCATCTCTCCCCATAATTCCCTCAACTCCCAGCCCTCCAAAGCCGGATGATGATGCAATGGCAGCTCAAGCCCCAGTTTTGGCTGTTGTGCCGTCTGGAATCTTGCCGGATTCTTCCTCTCTCGGGCTGCTAACTGGCCGGGGATGCGCCACCTCACTCGTGCTTTCTGCTTTGCTGCCATTTGCTCTTCTGCAGCTTTGA
- the LOC121800657 gene encoding protein NETWORKED 3C-like, which translates to MRPKLISMVHDFHRMHTSLAVSYDQLIKFEIGISSFGPLYAAKNRLRKSVSLQENVLHSYSNGCKFDGPEVDDPEEREGKESSDCEWKRLKEDLERLGKENKVQREELMQKDEDKRDVIRQLSLAMDLLMEENLILEKCI; encoded by the coding sequence ATGAGGCCTAAGCTAATCAGCATGGTTCATGATTTCCATCGAATGCATACTTCATTAGCTGTGAGTTATGATCAACTCATCAAGTTCGAAATTGGGATATCATCTTTCGGTCCACTTTATGCGGCTAAAAACCGACTGAGGAAGTCGGTGAGCTTGCAAGAAAATGTGCTGCATAGCTACTCCAATGGCTGTAAGTTTGACGGGCCTGAAGTTGATGATCCGGAGGAACGAGAAGGAAAAGAGTCGAGTGATTGCGAATGGAAGAGGTTGAAGGAAGATTTGGAGAGACTTGGAAAAGAAAATAAGGTTCAAAGGGAGGAATTGATGCAGAAGGATGAAGACAAGAGAGATGTTATTAGACAGCTGAGTTTGGCCATGGATTTGTTGATGGAAGAGAATTTGATTTTGGAAAAGTGTATCTAA